One window from the genome of Moraxella nasibovis encodes:
- a CDS encoding MFS transporter: MASQFSLFKHRRFSAMFFTQFLGAFNDNVFKQALILILTYVAAAKMGMAISTLNNLAAMLFILPYFLFSALAGQIADKYEKSTLTQGIKLLEIIIMMLAAVGFWFELYWLLFVALFLMGTQSTFFGPVKYAYLPEAMHKDELVGANGLFQTGTSLAILTGMMAAGVLTQLQDPTLWLIVATISIAILGYIAARFIPSTPSHAKDLKINWNIISTSFDIIKYLYRLPLLFFVIIGNSWFWFYGATFLTQTPEFSKVILQGDESVVIFLLTLFSVGTALGSLLCKALVKNQVSLRLLPIGIAGLSIFAIDLYFSLSSITITSTQMLSVGALLAMDGTWRVFADLFFLGLSGGVYIVPMYAFMQAYAPISHRSRIVGANNIFNALFMVGSAIFAIVILAVLKLSLPMLFLICGVINVLFGVFLYQKLMRHKDSMTPSKDDTPLV, encoded by the coding sequence ATGGCATCGCAATTTTCTTTATTTAAGCATCGCCGTTTTAGCGCCATGTTTTTTACCCAGTTTTTGGGAGCGTTTAATGACAATGTCTTCAAACAAGCGCTTATTTTGATTTTGACTTATGTGGCAGCTGCCAAGATGGGCATGGCGATCAGCACGCTGAACAATCTGGCGGCAATGCTGTTTATCCTGCCTTATTTTTTATTTTCTGCTTTGGCAGGGCAGATCGCCGACAAATACGAAAAATCCACACTCACCCAAGGCATCAAGCTTTTAGAGATCATCATCATGATGCTAGCGGCGGTGGGATTTTGGTTTGAGCTGTACTGGCTTTTATTTGTGGCGCTGTTTTTGATGGGTACGCAGTCCACTTTTTTTGGACCCGTCAAATACGCCTACCTACCAGAAGCGATGCACAAAGACGAGCTGGTCGGTGCCAATGGGCTGTTTCAGACAGGCACCAGCCTTGCCATCTTAACAGGCATGATGGCAGCGGGTGTGCTGACACAGCTTCAAGACCCCACGCTTTGGCTCATCGTTGCCACCATCAGCATTGCCATCTTAGGCTACATCGCTGCCAGATTCATTCCAAGCACGCCATCACACGCCAAAGATTTGAAAATCAACTGGAACATCATCAGCACAAGCTTTGACATCATCAAGTATTTATACCGCCTGCCTTTGCTGTTTTTTGTGATCATTGGCAACAGCTGGTTTTGGTTTTATGGGGCGACATTCTTGACGCAGACGCCAGAGTTTAGCAAAGTCATCTTGCAAGGCGATGAGTCGGTGGTGATTTTTCTTTTGACTTTATTTTCAGTGGGTACGGCATTAGGTTCGCTGCTTTGCAAGGCTTTGGTCAAAAACCAAGTCAGCCTGCGCTTATTGCCCATTGGCATTGCAGGGCTTAGTATTTTTGCGATTGATTTATATTTTTCATTGTCAAGCATTACCATCACAAGCACTCAGATGCTAAGCGTTGGCGCACTTTTGGCGATGGACGGCACTTGGCGAGTTTTTGCTGATTTGTTCTTTTTGGGACTGTCTGGCGGAGTGTATATCGTGCCGATGTATGCCTTCATGCAAGCCTACGCACCCATCAGCCACCGCTCACGCATCGTGGGAGCAAATAATATTTTTAATGCCCTGTTTATGGTGGGTTCGGCGATTTTTGCGATTGTGATTTTAGCCGTGCTCAAATTAAGCTTGCCTATGCTATTTTTAATTTGTGGCGTCATCAATGTACTGTTTGGCGTATTTTTGTACCAAAAACTCATGCGCCACAAAGACAGCATGACACCAAGCAAAGATGACACGCCACTTGTCTAG
- a CDS encoding autotransporter assembly complex protein TamA — protein sequence MDAVWRKKRFSKTALSLAVVCVAQQLGQSAWATSDVSLTQQTAQPKPANTSQVNAQATPSATFLDKKIAESAQIIADVPMYTPAQIESRLQNAAQENPLIMSRTDAALVSRIDEVRAPIGLDIDAAASLPTPDDIQMANATQKGQASLDPTAHIPQYTYVPQEMDELVVQTDDIKQPNAVKRLYNRLFNDGVETVVRVETAFYHGDGAPADAVLANQVSVDGLTKMSRSELKQEPIANIKAMLEDMTAQSVTDFNSALPRLRQAVDTAARAVGYYELDFGLSYAGGGKVNVIINDIGEPVRIINQALEVRGEGENNPAYQAAIARANLTPDDVFHHGNYEAAKSAIVDVSAEEGYFDGRWLDNSVDVILPDNLADVSLVYDSGEQYSFDDVVFFTVDPETGQLTTDPDKLPVKSELLKKLVTFDMGDAYNRTAVRNLSSNLLATGYFNAVNTETVLPEVAGAQDGVDFESGDGAAEVTETVDLGEGAVAEVAPIEFSASQVVQDKLSLVTQKAERLYNMPEDRLLVTDTRKQSRSILGRISDAVSSVAKMILPDESGDEFRADGDGALPTLAGRKSAQEVHADKKVPLYVFVMSDKPRDAQIGLGWGSDSGPRLVTKFEHHLINKSGYQAGADMRLSGDRKGVSLYATKPMSHPLNDKLRASLSYDEETIGSGEGTFDLSSRTLQQSLSRNIINDSGWNRSYSLRYRLDELETGAPAESWEDLPVRFIDGKPTQEALLAGFAISKTDADNPVDPMRGYRQSYSLEAGAKGVVTDTNMAIARVGLGGVYSFGDNAYGKDRAHQLVGSVNLGYLWADDFDAVPYKLRFFAGGDQSIRGYNYESLSPISDKGYLTGGQALAVASAEYNYEVMNGLRLAAFADVGNAYDKHFKNDTKIGAGVGIRYSSPVGQVRVDVATGVKEDKHAIKLHFFIGTPF from the coding sequence ATGGATGCAGTGTGGCGCAAAAAGCGTTTTTCTAAGACGGCATTGTCTTTGGCGGTGGTGTGCGTGGCTCAGCAGCTTGGTCAGTCTGCGTGGGCGACAAGTGATGTCAGCTTGACTCAGCAAACCGCACAGCCAAAGCCTGCCAATACATCGCAAGTCAATGCACAAGCAACCCCAAGTGCGACTTTTTTGGATAAAAAAATCGCCGAATCAGCGCAAATCATCGCTGATGTGCCGATGTACACCCCAGCACAAATCGAATCTCGCCTACAAAACGCCGCCCAAGAAAACCCACTCATCATGAGTCGCACTGACGCAGCGCTCGTCTCTCGCATTGATGAAGTGCGTGCGCCCATTGGTTTGGATATTGATGCCGCCGCCAGCCTACCAACGCCCGATGACATCCAAATGGCGAATGCCACTCAAAAGGGTCAGGCAAGTCTCGATCCGACTGCGCACATCCCGCAGTACACCTATGTGCCACAAGAGATGGATGAACTTGTCGTGCAGACAGATGACATCAAGCAGCCAAACGCCGTCAAAAGACTGTACAATCGACTTTTTAATGACGGTGTGGAGACGGTGGTGCGTGTGGAGACAGCGTTTTATCATGGTGATGGCGCACCTGCCGATGCTGTCTTGGCAAATCAAGTCTCTGTGGATGGGCTTACCAAGATGAGCCGCAGTGAGCTAAAACAAGAGCCAATCGCCAACATCAAAGCCATGCTTGAAGACATGACCGCTCAGAGCGTGACCGATTTTAATAGTGCTTTGCCACGCCTGCGCCAAGCGGTCGATACAGCGGCACGAGCGGTGGGTTATTATGAGCTGGATTTTGGGCTAAGCTATGCAGGTGGTGGCAAAGTCAATGTCATCATCAATGACATCGGCGAGCCAGTACGCATCATCAATCAGGCATTGGAGGTGCGTGGTGAGGGCGAAAATAACCCAGCCTACCAAGCAGCGATTGCTCGGGCGAATTTGACGCCAGATGATGTGTTTCATCATGGTAATTATGAGGCTGCCAAGTCTGCCATTGTGGATGTCAGCGCTGAGGAAGGGTATTTTGATGGCAGGTGGCTAGACAACTCGGTGGATGTGATTTTACCTGACAATCTGGCGGATGTCAGCTTGGTCTATGACAGTGGCGAGCAGTATTCTTTTGATGATGTGGTGTTTTTCACGGTCGATCCAGAGACAGGGCAGCTCACCACTGATCCAGACAAGCTGCCTGTGAAGTCTGAGCTACTCAAAAAGCTGGTCACCTTTGACATGGGCGACGCCTACAACCGCACTGCCGTGCGCAATTTGAGTAGTAATCTGCTCGCCACTGGCTATTTTAATGCCGTGAACACAGAGACGGTGCTGCCTGAGGTGGCGGGCGCACAAGATGGCGTGGACTTTGAAAGCGGTGATGGTGCAGCAGAGGTCACTGAGACGGTGGATTTGGGCGAGGGCGCGGTCGCTGAGGTGGCACCGATTGAGTTTAGCGCTTCGCAGGTCGTTCAAGATAAGCTGTCGCTTGTCACCCAAAAAGCGGAGCGACTTTACAACATGCCAGAAGATCGCCTGCTGGTTACTGACACACGCAAGCAGTCTAGGAGTATTTTAGGGCGCATTTCAGATGCGGTGAGCAGTGTGGCTAAGATGATTTTGCCTGATGAGTCGGGTGATGAATTTCGTGCCGATGGCGATGGCGCACTGCCGACATTGGCAGGCCGCAAAAGCGCCCAAGAGGTGCATGCGGACAAGAAAGTGCCGCTGTATGTCTTTGTGATGTCCGACAAGCCAAGAGATGCGCAGATTGGTCTGGGCTGGGGGTCAGACAGCGGACCACGCCTTGTCACCAAGTTTGAGCATCACCTGATCAATAAAAGCGGCTATCAGGCAGGGGCAGACATGCGCTTATCTGGCGACAGAAAAGGCGTGAGTCTGTATGCCACCAAGCCGATGAGCCACCCTTTAAATGACAAGCTGCGTGCGTCTTTGAGCTATGATGAGGAGACCATCGGCAGCGGCGAGGGTACTTTTGATTTAAGCAGTCGCACCCTTCAACAAAGCCTAAGCCGAAACATCATCAACGACTCTGGCTGGAACCGAAGCTACTCGCTGCGCTACCGACTCGATGAGCTTGAAACAGGTGCGCCTGCTGAGTCTTGGGAAGATTTGCCAGTGCGTTTCATCGATGGTAAGCCAACTCAAGAGGCGCTGTTGGCAGGCTTTGCCATCAGTAAAACCGATGCCGACAACCCTGTCGATCCGATGCGTGGCTACCGCCAAAGCTACTCGCTAGAAGCAGGCGCAAAAGGTGTGGTCACGGACACCAACATGGCGATCGCCCGTGTCGGACTTGGCGGTGTGTACAGTTTTGGCGACAACGCCTACGGCAAAGACCGCGCGCATCAGCTGGTTGGTAGTGTCAATTTGGGCTATCTGTGGGCGGATGATTTTGATGCCGTGCCTTATAAACTGCGCTTTTTCGCTGGCGGCGACCAAAGCATTCGTGGCTACAATTACGAAAGTCTTTCGCCCATCTCGGACAAGGGCTATCTGACAGGTGGGCAGGCGCTGGCAGTGGCAAGCGCTGAGTACAACTATGAAGTGATGAATGGTCTGCGTTTGGCGGCATTTGCTGATGTGGGCAATGCGTATGACAAACACTTCAAAAATGACACCAAAATCGGCGCAGGCGTCGGCATTCGCTATTCATCACCTGTGGGGCAGGTGCGTGTCGATGTGGCGACTGGCGTCAAAGAGGACAAACATGCCATCAAACTGCACTTTTTCATTGGTACGCCATTTTAG
- a CDS encoding translocation/assembly module TamB domain-containing protein encodes MNDQTNKTNRPSSQNHSQEVSVSLRHLDQSPKTDQDAKPNTDDGSPNQTPNQTPNHSPKGNHPKWLVYLLRAVMVFLVAMALMLVLLFYAMGTQGGTKFLLEKIALETGTSLKYAEGNLRDGVWVSEVKIAQGENIEIRIDRAYVQLGWRAVLARQVHLVDTQINQVEVINKKPPTGEPFDYATIDLPVTIKLENTHAKQIVYRQATKEPVHLHDIHIKDGLWSGTSVTLNGANIRYNDAVTVSNIDGSIDLTGDYPLDVKADVAVSAITKVYFGTLHTHATGTLKRTVGTIRSKYNDHDIKGEFVAQGLDDNSPFSARLDFDKVILPYAAEQNITLSDGTITADGVVSNIELRINSDLTAKDIPSGRYRGRGVVRDGGMDIPFLRADTPSGTLFARGEMSWADEFELQATLSGDGYRVREALPIEYRDYEAYLPQTLTGDLSVHYYYLDGNNDTRFEFDLNQKDGEMISATLAQSQDDPDAPWRIDASWRNLIRTNVPNLDRIHSTHGTASIRLEEGRTYVDAQGHIQSLSAAPAGDYVIKANIEKGERIHLTDFKYDGMMGDLSGTGRIDLATMQQPLTWQFDLTTNKLYPNAYFDVPNKTPFQTVSGRILATGRMRSGTDDTDVHDIDIKDADLNATLTAGQSAAIKGLGRASVRLHSGNVRHFDASFDGRATQSFAPDVGEVLLGVDVSGDMNAINIQRLTADTDSGKLNATGKLDLSDGVAWDIKARLDEVDTKQFAADNANLIAVITGDLTTSGRYRNDTLSDVTAVFDGRVAHDKLPEGHLALDVKGSGQKYHINHLNYQGAAGKLHAQGFVALSDGVAWDMAADMSGFNVGAFIDDVPSDLTGDVKVRGHWQKNTQLVTVDRLNLHGTLRNQPFDAKGSLVADLALPDDLSAYFAQLKTHTPSNVDELLALRGQIDASARRTQNIIRRLDADNLTLRLGDNHLRIDGDKSELTASVMVTDLSQIMPSATGAIKGGVILMDDGNSLPTLYIDMAAGGVRTANMVAQEARILGKIVNLGNAESQMLIDVKDIIAMGRVVKAARLDFQGTEQKHTLALSSESTENQVNAKVEGSLDRASGRYRGVLSDAALRSKFGLLTQAQPTEFSYGLNDGAVAVAAHCWQSTSANQTDAGTICLQDTLRYAQNLGHVNLVVQNLDTAVFTAVLPKDIRWQSTLNGHIKAAWQQSQKPTINAVLYSDNGRIGLDQNGAYVQMPYERVSVIAQSVSSGLKLRADVAGSVARGHADVVLDPYGEGKPIDGTLQIDDINLAVIRPFLSNFQTLAGNAKVAGRVGGTLQRPLFYGDASLNNGALALVGVPLNLNNINADITVDGTNAKLDGEFMAGAGAGEIGGEFDWSQALWARLRLSGENLDISHPPMLVAQMTPDIEVLVKPFEQYVDIQGVVSVPSATIRPPESTANITTESPDVTVLDRRAIGNIDQVLRVVQPWSINASIGLDLGDEVMFRGLGAELPLAGALHLTQQGQGSMRAKGVIQVAERTTVDGIGQNLELNYAQIRFNGDLLNPRLSIEGEKQIEGRTVGVRVKGTVNNPEITVFNDAGLTEQQAMNALVTGRISEAADSQISEQGFRSQVTNNLAAAGLNLGFAGTRNITNQIGEAFGLESLTIDASGNSDDTSVSVTGYISPDLYIRYGVGLFNAESTLSMRYQLTRRIYVEAARATENTVDMIYRWKF; translated from the coding sequence ATGAATGATCAAACCAATAAAACCAATCGTCCAAGCAGCCAAAATCACTCACAGGAAGTGAGTGTGTCGCTGCGCCATTTGGATCAGTCGCCAAAGACTGACCAAGATGCCAAGCCTAACACGGATGATGGCTCGCCCAATCAAACACCTAATCAAACGCCCAATCACTCGCCAAAAGGCAATCATCCTAAGTGGCTGGTGTATCTGCTGCGTGCGGTGATGGTGTTTTTGGTGGCGATGGCGCTCATGCTGGTGCTGCTGTTTTATGCGATGGGAACGCAAGGCGGCACGAAGTTTTTATTGGAGAAAATCGCCCTTGAAACAGGTACGAGCCTAAAATACGCAGAGGGCAATCTTCGAGATGGCGTGTGGGTGTCTGAGGTAAAAATCGCTCAGGGCGAGAATATTGAAATTCGCATTGACCGAGCCTATGTGCAGCTTGGCTGGCGAGCGGTGCTGGCACGCCAAGTGCATCTGGTGGACACGCAGATCAACCAAGTGGAGGTCATCAATAAAAAACCGCCCACAGGCGAGCCTTTTGATTATGCCACCATCGATTTGCCTGTAACGATCAAGCTTGAAAATACTCATGCTAAGCAGATCGTTTATCGTCAGGCGACCAAAGAGCCAGTCCATCTGCACGACATCCACATCAAAGATGGGCTGTGGTCAGGCACAAGCGTCACCCTAAACGGTGCAAATATCCGCTACAATGATGCTGTGACGGTCAGTAATATTGACGGCAGTATTGACTTGACGGGTGATTATCCACTAGATGTCAAGGCAGATGTGGCAGTGTCTGCCATCACAAAAGTGTATTTTGGGACGCTGCACACGCACGCCACAGGCACACTAAAACGCACGGTAGGCACGATTCGTAGCAAATATAACGACCACGACATCAAGGGAGAGTTTGTCGCACAAGGCTTAGATGACAATTCGCCATTTAGCGCACGGCTGGATTTTGATAAAGTAATCCTACCTTATGCTGCCGAGCAAAACATCACCCTAAGCGATGGCACCATCACCGCAGATGGCGTGGTGTCAAACATTGAGCTGCGCATCAACAGCGATTTGACCGCCAAAGACATTCCTTCTGGACGCTACCGTGGGCGTGGCGTGGTGCGTGATGGCGGCATGGACATTCCTTTTTTGCGTGCAGACACACCAAGTGGCACTTTGTTTGCTAGGGGTGAGATGTCTTGGGCGGACGAATTTGAGCTGCAAGCGACTCTAAGTGGCGATGGCTATCGGGTGCGTGAGGCGCTGCCGATAGAATATCGTGATTATGAGGCGTATTTACCGCAGACTTTGACGGGTGATTTGAGTGTTCATTACTATTATTTGGATGGCAATAACGACACTCGTTTTGAGTTTGATCTCAATCAAAAAGATGGTGAGATGATCAGCGCCACGCTTGCCCAGTCCCAAGATGACCCAGATGCCCCTTGGCGTATCGATGCCAGCTGGCGCAATCTGATTCGCACCAATGTGCCAAATCTGGACCGTATTCATTCTACACATGGCACAGCGAGCATTCGCCTTGAAGAGGGTCGTACTTATGTCGATGCACAAGGACACATCCAGTCTTTGTCTGCGGCACCTGCTGGCGACTATGTCATCAAGGCAAATATTGAAAAAGGCGAGCGCATTCATCTGACAGACTTTAAGTATGATGGCATGATGGGCGACTTGTCAGGCACAGGGCGCATTGACTTGGCGACCATGCAGCAGCCTTTGACTTGGCAATTTGATTTAACTACAAACAAACTTTACCCAAACGCTTATTTTGATGTGCCAAACAAAACGCCGTTTCAGACGGTGTCAGGGCGTATTTTGGCGACAGGCAGAATGCGCAGCGGCACAGATGATACAGATGTGCATGACATTGACATCAAAGATGCTGATCTAAACGCCACTTTGACGGCGGGACAAAGCGCCGCCATCAAGGGGCTTGGGCGTGCCAGTGTGCGCCTGCATTCGGGCAATGTGCGCCATTTTGATGCATCATTTGACGGTAGGGCGACGCAGTCTTTTGCACCTGATGTGGGCGAGGTGCTGCTTGGTGTTGATGTGTCTGGCGACATGAATGCCATCAATATCCAAAGACTCACCGCAGACACCGACTCCGGCAAGCTGAATGCGACAGGCAAGCTTGATCTGAGCGATGGCGTTGCTTGGGACATCAAGGCAAGGCTTGATGAAGTTGATACCAAACAATTTGCCGCAGACAACGCCAATCTCATCGCTGTGATTACAGGTGATTTGACGACAAGTGGGCGCTATCGCAACGACACGCTGTCTGATGTGACGGCGGTGTTTGATGGCCGTGTGGCGCATGATAAGCTGCCAGAGGGGCATCTGGCGCTGGATGTCAAAGGCAGTGGTCAAAAATATCACATCAATCATCTGAATTATCAAGGTGCGGCAGGCAAGCTTCACGCCCAAGGCTTTGTGGCGCTTTCTGATGGTGTGGCATGGGATATGGCGGCGGACATGAGTGGCTTTAATGTCGGTGCGTTCATCGATGATGTGCCTAGCGACTTGACGGGCGATGTCAAGGTGCGGGGTCATTGGCAAAAAAATACTCAGCTTGTCACGGTTGACCGCCTAAATCTGCACGGCACGCTGCGCAATCAGCCCTTTGATGCCAAAGGGTCTTTGGTGGCGGATTTGGCGCTGCCTGATGATTTGAGTGCTTATTTTGCACAGCTAAAAACGCACACACCAAGCAATGTCGATGAGCTTTTGGCTTTGCGTGGGCAGATTGATGCGAGCGCTCGCCGCACCCAAAACATCATCAGACGGCTTGATGCTGACAACCTGACCCTAAGACTGGGTGACAATCATCTGCGCATTGATGGCGACAAATCGGAGCTTACCGCCAGTGTCATGGTTACAGATTTAAGTCAGATCATGCCAAGTGCGACTGGCGCCATCAAAGGCGGCGTGATTTTAATGGATGATGGCAATTCACTACCGACCTTGTACATTGACATGGCGGCAGGCGGTGTACGCACGGCAAATATGGTGGCGCAAGAGGCTCGCATCTTGGGTAAGATTGTCAATCTGGGCAATGCTGAGAGTCAAATGCTCATCGATGTCAAAGACATCATCGCCATGGGGCGGGTGGTGAAGGCGGCGAGGCTTGATTTTCAAGGAACAGAACAAAAGCACACGCTGGCTTTAAGCAGCGAATCCACCGAAAATCAGGTCAATGCGAAGGTTGAGGGCAGTCTGGATCGAGCGTCTGGGCGTTATCGTGGGGTGCTAAGTGATGCGGCACTTCGCTCGAAATTTGGGCTGTTGACCCAGGCGCAGCCGACCGAATTTAGCTATGGTCTGAATGATGGCGCTGTGGCGGTGGCGGCGCACTGCTGGCAAAGCACCAGCGCCAATCAGACCGATGCAGGTACCATCTGCCTGCAAGACACCTTGCGCTATGCCCAAAACTTAGGTCATGTCAATCTGGTGGTGCAAAATCTAGATACCGCAGTGTTTACGGCGGTATTGCCAAAAGACATTCGCTGGCAGTCCACCCTAAACGGACACATCAAAGCCGCTTGGCAACAAAGCCAAAAGCCCACCATCAATGCAGTCTTGTATTCTGATAATGGTCGGATCGGTCTGGATCAAAATGGCGCATATGTACAAATGCCTTATGAGCGTGTCTCTGTCATCGCCCAAAGCGTCAGTAGTGGCTTAAAGCTGCGTGCTGATGTCGCAGGCTCGGTGGCTCGTGGTCATGCCGATGTGGTGTTAGATCCGTATGGCGAGGGTAAACCGATTGATGGCACTTTGCAGATTGATGACATCAATTTGGCGGTCATTCGACCATTTTTGTCCAATTTTCAGACCTTGGCGGGCAATGCAAAAGTGGCAGGGCGTGTGGGCGGCACCTTGCAGCGACCATTGTTTTATGGCGATGCCAGTTTGAATAATGGGGCGCTTGCACTTGTGGGTGTGCCTTTGAATCTAAATAACATCAACGCCGACATCACGGTTGATGGTACCAATGCCAAGCTTGATGGTGAATTCATGGCAGGGGCTGGGGCAGGCGAGATTGGCGGTGAATTTGACTGGTCGCAAGCACTGTGGGCGCGCCTACGCTTGTCGGGTGAAAATCTTGACATCAGTCATCCGCCGATGTTGGTGGCGCAAATGACGCCTGACATTGAGGTGCTTGTCAAGCCTTTTGAACAATATGTGGACATTCAAGGTGTGGTGTCTGTGCCAAGCGCCACCATTCGTCCGCCAGAATCCACCGCCAACATCACCACCGAGTCGCCTGATGTGACCGTGCTTGATCGCCGAGCCATTGGCAACATCGATCAAGTGCTTAGAGTGGTGCAGCCTTGGAGTATCAATGCCAGCATCGGTCTGGACTTGGGCGATGAGGTGATGTTCCGTGGGCTTGGGGCGGAGCTGCCCTTGGCTGGGGCGCTGCATTTGACGCAGCAAGGTCAAGGCAGTATGCGAGCAAAAGGTGTGATTCAGGTCGCTGAGCGTACGACGGTTGATGGCATCGGGCAGAATTTAGAGCTAAACTATGCACAAATTCGCTTTAATGGCGACCTGTTAAACCCCCGCCTATCCATCGAAGGCGAAAAGCAAATCGAAGGTCGTACGGTGGGTGTGCGTGTCAAAGGCACGGTAAACAATCCTGAGATCACCGTCTTTAATGATGCAGGTCTCACCGAACAACAAGCGATGAATGCACTTGTCACAGGGCGCATCAGTGAGGCGGCAGACAGTCAGATCTCTGAGCAGGGTTTCCGTTCGCAAGTGACCAACAATCTGGCGGCGGCAGGTCTAAACTTGGGCTTTGCAGGCACTCGCAACATCACCAATCAGATCGGCGAGGCATTTGGTCTTGAAAGTCTTACCATCGACGCTTCGGGCAATTCGGACGACACCAGTGTGAGCGTGACAGGCTACATCAGCCCAGATTTATACATTCGCTATGGCGTGGGGCTGTTCAATGCCGAATCCACGCTCTCCATGCGCTATCAGCTGACCCGCCGCATTTATGTGGAGGCGGCACGAGCCACAGAAAATACGGTGGACATGATTTATCGCTGGAAGTTTTAA